A window of Chitinophaga sp. MM2321 contains these coding sequences:
- the recG gene encoding ATP-dependent DNA helicase RecG: MRKEIGVHTFGDLLQYFPFRYVDRTKIDKIASLSGNEDFVQIRGRIIRMDVVGENRGKRLVATLKDESGTIDLVWFQGWQWMQKSLRENVGYLVFGRISVFNGIPQLAHPEMDLLTEELATGKQFLEPVYYTTEKLKARGLTAKAIGKLTKTLLEQLSPLEIRENIPVGILQQYRLMLRSTAYFKIHQPGNEEEAQLAQRRLKFEELFIAQIRICRLKIKRHKQSHGYIFRAVGESFNDFYNNHLPFSLTGAQKRVLKEIRMDTVHGRQMNRLLQGDVGSGKTMVALLAMLLAMDNGFQACLMAPTEILAQQHFKGLSELLQHMPVGIAILTGSIKGKARKKILEGVADGSIHFLVGTHAVLEKGVAFRNLGLAIVDEQHRFGVAQRARLWEKNDIPPHILVMTATPIPRTLAMTIYGDLDVSVIDEMPPGRKPITTVHRTEYQRPQVMDFIKEEVKKGRQAYIVYPLIEESEKLDYENLMKGYEEVKAFFPEPHYYISMVHGRQPAEMRETNMQRFVSGDTNIMVATTVIEVGVNVPNASVMVIESTERFGLSQLHQLRGRVGRGAEQSFCILLTGNKLGQVSKERINVMVQTNNGFIISEKDMELRGPGDIEGTRQSGILDFKLADILNDKAILDAARASAEKILEEDTDLMLPENQALNDFLAAQRSKSQWSKIS; this comes from the coding sequence TTGCGTAAAGAGATCGGTGTACATACGTTCGGCGACCTGTTGCAATATTTCCCTTTCCGGTATGTAGACAGAACCAAGATAGACAAGATTGCTTCCCTGAGTGGTAACGAAGACTTTGTGCAGATCCGCGGACGGATCATCCGCATGGATGTAGTGGGTGAAAACAGGGGGAAAAGATTAGTGGCCACGCTGAAAGATGAATCAGGCACTATTGACCTGGTATGGTTTCAGGGGTGGCAATGGATGCAGAAATCACTGCGCGAAAATGTGGGCTACCTGGTGTTTGGCCGGATCTCCGTATTTAACGGGATACCGCAGCTGGCACACCCGGAAATGGACCTGCTCACAGAAGAACTGGCTACCGGCAAACAATTCCTGGAACCTGTTTATTATACTACTGAAAAACTGAAAGCGCGCGGACTAACGGCGAAGGCTATAGGAAAATTAACCAAAACATTACTCGAACAATTATCTCCCCTTGAAATCAGGGAAAATATTCCGGTGGGCATATTACAGCAGTACCGGTTGATGTTAAGGTCTACCGCATATTTTAAAATACACCAGCCCGGCAACGAGGAAGAAGCACAGCTGGCACAACGCCGACTGAAATTTGAAGAACTGTTTATAGCACAGATCCGTATCTGCCGGTTAAAAATCAAAAGACACAAACAATCGCATGGTTATATTTTCAGGGCGGTCGGAGAATCATTCAATGACTTCTATAACAACCACCTTCCTTTCAGTTTGACCGGCGCACAAAAGCGTGTGTTGAAAGAAATACGGATGGACACTGTACATGGCCGGCAAATGAACCGCCTGTTGCAGGGAGATGTGGGTAGCGGTAAAACCATGGTAGCACTGCTTGCCATGCTGCTGGCAATGGATAATGGTTTCCAGGCCTGCCTGATGGCGCCTACTGAAATCCTTGCCCAGCAACATTTCAAAGGACTTTCCGAATTATTGCAACATATGCCGGTAGGCATTGCCATACTTACCGGCAGCATCAAAGGTAAGGCCCGCAAAAAGATACTGGAAGGCGTAGCCGATGGCAGTATCCATTTCCTGGTAGGTACGCATGCCGTGCTGGAAAAAGGCGTTGCCTTCCGCAACCTGGGCCTGGCCATCGTGGATGAACAACACCGTTTCGGTGTGGCACAACGGGCACGACTATGGGAAAAAAATGATATTCCACCGCATATCCTGGTAATGACAGCAACGCCTATTCCGCGTACACTCGCCATGACCATTTACGGGGACCTGGATGTTTCTGTGATAGATGAAATGCCGCCCGGCCGCAAACCCATTACTACCGTACATCGTACAGAATACCAGCGCCCGCAGGTGATGGATTTTATTAAGGAAGAAGTGAAGAAAGGCAGACAGGCATATATCGTTTATCCCCTCATTGAGGAGAGCGAAAAACTGGACTATGAAAACCTGATGAAGGGCTATGAAGAAGTAAAAGCTTTTTTCCCCGAACCGCACTATTACATCAGCATGGTGCATGGTCGTCAGCCGGCGGAGATGCGCGAAACCAATATGCAACGTTTTGTATCCGGCGATACAAATATCATGGTGGCTACCACGGTGATTGAAGTAGGGGTGAACGTACCGAACGCGTCTGTTATGGTGATAGAAAGCACGGAGCGGTTTGGGCTTTCCCAGTTGCACCAGTTGCGTGGCCGCGTAGGCAGGGGGGCGGAACAATCCTTTTGCATCCTCCTGACCGGCAATAAGCTGGGCCAGGTATCAAAAGAACGCATTAATGTAATGGTACAAACCAACAACGGATTTATTATCTCTGAGAAAGATATGGAACTCCGGGGGCCGGGTGATATTGAAGGTACCCGTCAGAGTGGAATACTGGACTTTAAACTGGCTGATATCCTCAATGACAAGGCGATCCTGGATGCCGCCCGTGCCAGCGCGGAAAAGATCCTGGAAGAGGATACAGATCTCATGTTGCCTGAGAATCAAGCCTTAAATGATTTTTTAGCTGCCCAGCGAAGTAAATCTCAATGGAGTAAAATTTCCTGA
- a CDS encoding PKD domain-containing protein: MKFTFPTGLIGMIILLLFTGHLVLAQQSTNFTPLKFVENKGQWDQQVLYKTELDGAAIYLKKSGFTFLVFNKNDMYALNEYVHGHSHGGTDTTLVEIKKYKGGDTRSTGEKPPPRPGAAPNVRGHAYNVTFLNANENPEITPDKPQEVISNYFIGNDRSKWASGVKSYQGVFYKSLYPGIDAHIYSDASQLKYDLILQPGANPDKIQLSYEGATGLELKKGQLYVRTSVGDVIEQLPFAYQYVNNQRVPVKVSYRLNGTRLGFKISGDYNPAYPLVIDPVYVFSTVSGSRADNWGFTATYDDAGNFYGGGIVFNNGYPVTPGAVQSVFGGDKFDIAISKFSPNGSRLLYATYLGGTGVEQPHSLFVDPQGNLVISGRTTSSNFPNDHVIGNRGGWDIIVTKLNATGTGIIGSLVIAGSGDDGVNMRDNREGGDWVLLRNYGDDARSEVVIDNAGYIYVASCTRSTDFPVTAGVFQPAPGGSQDGVVMKINPMCQGLVWASYLGGAKEDAAYVIALNGLNTLYVAGGTASENFPMKGNSVYPAYRGGVCDGFIAHIANDGSSILQSTYIGSDDPSPDQVYGIQLDRNGFVYVMGTTEGTWPSKQPAGTSTFYNDKSLQFITKLQPDLSALVYSTTFGKSRNVAGTPAISPTAFLVDRCENVYVSGWGGGINTSLHYPNSGTAGMPIKNPLQRTTDGMDFYFFVLQRDATDILFGSYFGGAGLYEHVDGGTSRFDRNGIIYQGICAWCNVSNNGSKPRYPTTPGAYSSTPPQGCNFGALKIAFNLDGVKASIKTKDRRKNYCFPEAIIFEDTTGTHGDKWEWNFGDGTGNITTTVPTMTHTYAAVGTYPVRLVKFDAASCNGTDTVYTEVKLGLNRATLAFTPHRQPPCESLSYIFTNSSHPDQPDGVFTDSSFILDFGDGTPPQYVGPPKMDYPHQFASPGIYNVTLTLVDTNFCNAPQTETIPLRVAADVTALFNSPDTICVGTQLQMDNATLGGESFLWWFEDDNSYSSDPYPLHTFNTAGSWEVKLVAIDQNTCNEKDSITKVILVADLPKADFDYSPLKPTENTPATFTNLSQNATHYLWNFGDGDTTSVRDPQHQYLKTGTYNVCLTAANLEGCTETVCKPISAIVVPLFDVPSAFSPNNDGKNDIFNVKSFGAAKFNLKIFNRWGQLVFESNDPRIGWDGTFKGTIQAMDAYAYIVNLEFTDGTKANKSGSVTLLR; the protein is encoded by the coding sequence TTGAAATTTACTTTCCCGACCGGCCTTATTGGAATGATTATCCTGCTGTTGTTCACCGGACACCTCGTTCTGGCGCAACAATCAACGAATTTTACACCATTGAAATTTGTTGAAAATAAAGGACAGTGGGATCAGCAGGTCTTATACAAAACAGAACTTGACGGCGCTGCTATCTATCTGAAAAAATCAGGGTTTACTTTCCTGGTTTTTAACAAGAATGATATGTATGCTTTGAATGAATATGTTCATGGTCATTCTCACGGCGGCACCGATACCACCCTGGTGGAAATAAAGAAATATAAAGGCGGTGACACCCGTTCTACCGGAGAGAAACCGCCACCAAGGCCGGGCGCCGCACCAAATGTAAGAGGGCATGCCTACAATGTAACGTTTCTCAATGCCAATGAAAACCCTGAAATAACACCGGACAAACCCCAGGAAGTTATCAGTAATTACTTTATCGGAAACGACCGGAGCAAATGGGCTTCAGGCGTTAAGTCTTACCAGGGAGTGTTCTATAAATCGCTTTACCCCGGTATTGATGCACACATTTATTCTGATGCTTCCCAGTTGAAATACGACCTCATTTTACAACCCGGCGCCAACCCCGATAAGATCCAACTGTCGTATGAAGGCGCTACAGGGCTGGAATTGAAAAAAGGACAACTGTATGTGCGTACATCCGTTGGCGATGTAATAGAACAACTGCCTTTTGCTTATCAGTATGTTAATAATCAGCGGGTTCCGGTGAAAGTTTCCTATCGTTTAAACGGGACCAGGCTGGGCTTTAAGATATCCGGTGATTACAACCCTGCTTATCCGCTGGTCATTGACCCGGTGTACGTTTTTTCCACCGTTTCCGGTTCCCGGGCAGATAACTGGGGCTTTACCGCTACTTATGACGATGCCGGCAACTTTTATGGCGGCGGTATCGTATTCAATAACGGTTACCCGGTTACACCGGGTGCCGTACAAAGTGTTTTTGGTGGCGACAAATTCGATATCGCCATCTCCAAATTTTCGCCAAACGGAAGCCGTTTGCTGTATGCCACTTACCTGGGCGGTACCGGCGTAGAGCAGCCGCATAGCCTGTTTGTAGATCCGCAGGGCAACCTCGTGATCTCAGGCAGAACTACCTCCAGCAATTTCCCCAATGATCATGTTATTGGCAACAGGGGAGGATGGGATATTATCGTTACCAAACTGAATGCCACCGGTACAGGTATTATCGGTTCGCTGGTAATAGCCGGTTCAGGGGATGATGGCGTGAATATGAGAGATAACCGTGAAGGTGGCGATTGGGTGCTGTTACGTAATTACGGCGATGATGCCCGCAGCGAGGTAGTGATAGATAATGCCGGCTATATTTATGTGGCCAGCTGTACCCGCTCAACAGATTTTCCGGTAACAGCCGGGGTTTTTCAACCCGCTCCCGGTGGTTCACAGGATGGCGTGGTGATGAAGATCAACCCCATGTGCCAGGGCCTTGTATGGGCCAGTTACCTCGGCGGTGCCAAAGAAGATGCTGCCTATGTTATTGCGCTGAACGGTCTAAATACATTATACGTAGCGGGTGGTACGGCCAGTGAAAATTTTCCGATGAAGGGTAATTCAGTATATCCGGCTTACCGTGGTGGTGTTTGCGATGGCTTTATTGCGCATATTGCCAACGATGGCAGTTCCATTTTGCAAAGTACCTACATCGGGTCTGATGATCCGTCTCCCGACCAGGTGTACGGTATTCAGCTGGATAGAAACGGGTTTGTATATGTAATGGGTACTACGGAAGGTACCTGGCCTTCAAAACAGCCTGCCGGTACCAGCACTTTTTATAATGATAAATCACTACAATTCATTACCAAATTGCAACCGGACCTCTCTGCGCTGGTATATTCCACCACTTTTGGCAAGAGCCGTAATGTGGCTGGAACACCGGCTATTTCACCTACGGCCTTCCTGGTAGACCGCTGCGAAAATGTGTATGTATCCGGATGGGGGGGCGGTATCAATACTTCCCTGCATTATCCTAATTCAGGTACTGCGGGTATGCCCATAAAAAATCCACTGCAACGTACTACCGACGGGATGGATTTTTACTTTTTTGTATTGCAACGGGATGCAACAGATATCTTATTCGGCAGCTATTTCGGTGGCGCCGGTTTATACGAACACGTGGATGGCGGTACTAGCCGCTTTGACCGTAACGGTATCATTTACCAGGGTATTTGTGCCTGGTGTAATGTTAGCAACAATGGCAGCAAGCCACGGTATCCTACCACGCCGGGCGCCTATTCCAGTACGCCGCCGCAGGGATGTAATTTCGGTGCACTGAAAATTGCGTTCAACCTGGATGGTGTGAAAGCCAGTATTAAAACAAAGGATCGCAGAAAGAATTACTGCTTCCCGGAAGCGATTATTTTTGAAGATACCACCGGCACGCATGGTGATAAGTGGGAATGGAATTTCGGAGACGGCACGGGTAATATTACCACCACAGTGCCCACCATGACGCACACTTACGCAGCAGTAGGAACTTATCCCGTCCGGCTGGTGAAGTTTGATGCGGCCAGTTGTAATGGCACCGATACGGTATATACAGAAGTGAAACTGGGACTCAACAGGGCTACGCTGGCGTTTACTCCGCACAGGCAGCCACCTTGCGAATCGCTGTCCTACATTTTTACGAATAGCTCACATCCAGACCAGCCGGACGGCGTATTCACAGACAGTTCTTTCATCCTGGATTTCGGAGATGGTACCCCACCTCAATATGTTGGACCACCAAAAATGGATTACCCACATCAATTTGCAAGCCCGGGTATTTATAACGTAACACTTACACTCGTAGATACGAATTTCTGTAATGCACCGCAAACAGAAACCATTCCATTACGTGTAGCCGCAGACGTTACCGCGTTGTTTAATTCGCCGGATACTATCTGTGTAGGTACTCAACTGCAGATGGATAATGCTACGCTGGGTGGTGAAAGCTTCCTGTGGTGGTTTGAAGATGATAACTCTTATTCCTCCGATCCTTATCCGTTACATACCTTTAATACAGCGGGTTCGTGGGAAGTAAAACTGGTGGCTATTGATCAGAATACCTGTAACGAGAAAGACAGTATCACCAAAGTGATACTGGTAGCAGATCTGCCGAAAGCGGATTTTGACTATTCCCCACTCAAGCCCACAGAAAATACACCGGCAACCTTTACTAACCTCTCCCAGAATGCCACACATTACCTGTGGAACTTTGGAGATGGTGATACTACCTCTGTGAGAGATCCGCAACATCAGTATCTCAAAACAGGTACGTATAATGTTTGTCTTACCGCTGCTAACCTGGAAGGCTGTACGGAAACTGTTTGTAAACCCATCAGTGCTATCGTAGTGCCGTTGTTTGATGTACCCTCTGCTTTCTCGCCGAACAACGACGGCAAGAATGACATATTCAATGTGAAGAGTTTTGGCGCGGCCAAGTTCAATCTTAAAATTTTTAACCGCTGGGGGCAGCTGGTATTTGAAAGTAATGACCCCAGAATAGGCTGGGATGGTACCTTTAAAGGCACCATTCAGGCGATGGATGCTTATGCCTATATTGTAAACCTGGAGTTTACAGATGGCACAAAGGCCAATAAGTCGGGCAGTGTAACCTTGTTAAGATGA
- a CDS encoding PorP/SprF family type IX secretion system membrane protein, whose product MKKQIVKFSTGLVMLLITALSGYAQDLHFSQYFNSPLTTNPANTGFIPDGNFRVGINFRDQWASIPVPYRTMSAYGDFQLFRDKLTYGWVGIGGVILRDVAGSGNLTSTKAYGSIAYHQLLGESSLLSLGFNAGTANKRVDITKLTFGDQWNGKFFDSQMSTSEPITQSSISYFDLQVGMNYAYFPTENLYVNAGFSVQHVNTPRETFYSGNNVVPRRYIGFLNASIKLSDQVIINPGGYYSQQAGTHEVVGGLNAAYNLSGDGEKQVYGGVYYRLSDAAVFLVGYQISNIKMMFSYDVTTSTLSTANSRRGAYEIGIVFSGLYSDRSFNNAKRSTICPSF is encoded by the coding sequence ATGAAGAAGCAGATTGTTAAATTTTCAACAGGTTTGGTAATGTTGCTCATTACTGCACTGAGCGGGTACGCACAGGACCTGCACTTTTCGCAGTATTTCAACTCACCGTTAACCACCAACCCTGCTAATACCGGGTTTATTCCTGATGGAAATTTCCGGGTAGGTATTAACTTCCGCGATCAGTGGGCAAGCATTCCTGTGCCTTACAGAACGATGTCTGCTTATGGTGATTTTCAGTTGTTCCGCGATAAGCTCACTTACGGCTGGGTAGGTATAGGCGGCGTTATCCTGCGCGATGTGGCAGGTAGCGGCAACCTTACTTCTACCAAAGCATACGGCTCTATTGCGTATCACCAGCTTCTGGGAGAAAGCAGTCTCTTATCCCTGGGCTTTAATGCCGGTACCGCCAATAAGCGCGTGGATATTACCAAGCTTACTTTTGGTGATCAGTGGAATGGTAAATTCTTTGATTCGCAGATGTCAACATCAGAACCGATTACACAATCGAGTATCAGTTACTTTGATTTACAGGTAGGGATGAATTATGCTTATTTTCCCACAGAGAACCTGTATGTAAATGCCGGTTTTTCTGTGCAGCACGTAAATACGCCGAGAGAAACTTTTTATAGCGGCAACAATGTGGTGCCGCGTCGTTACATCGGGTTCCTGAATGCCAGTATTAAACTGAGCGACCAGGTTATCATCAATCCCGGTGGTTATTATTCACAGCAGGCCGGTACACATGAAGTGGTGGGCGGATTGAATGCTGCTTATAATTTATCCGGCGATGGGGAGAAGCAGGTGTACGGAGGTGTGTATTATCGTTTAAGTGATGCAGCTGTGTTCCTGGTTGGTTATCAGATCAGTAATATAAAGATGATGTTCAGTTATGATGTAACCACATCAACGCTGTCTACTGCCAACAGCCGCCGCGGCGCCTATGAAATTGGCATTGTATTCAGTGGTTTATATTCCGACCGGAGCTTTAATAATGCAAAAAGGTCCACCATCTGTCCATCATTTTAG
- a CDS encoding TIGR00730 family Rossman fold protein, translating to MNDSLKNLKERDWTETRAHSSWQIFKIMAEFVDGFESLAKIGPCISIFGSARTKPGNRYYDLTQEIATRLAEEGFGIITGGGPGVMEAANKGAQAANGKSVGANITLPHEQNPNNFIDPDKRLNFDYFFVRKVMFTKYSQGFVMMPGGFGTMDEFFEVATLIQTKKMEETPMVLVGREYWSGLLDWIRTTMMEKESNINPQDLGLLKLFDTADEVVEYFRVFYTTNKLRPNF from the coding sequence ATGAATGATAGTTTAAAAAATCTCAAAGAAAGAGATTGGACGGAAACGAGGGCACATTCCAGCTGGCAGATATTCAAGATCATGGCGGAATTTGTAGATGGCTTTGAATCCCTGGCAAAGATAGGTCCCTGTATATCCATATTTGGTTCGGCACGTACAAAACCCGGTAACCGTTATTATGATCTGACGCAGGAGATCGCTACCAGGCTGGCAGAAGAAGGATTCGGTATTATTACCGGTGGTGGCCCCGGCGTAATGGAAGCGGCCAATAAAGGTGCACAGGCGGCGAACGGCAAATCGGTTGGCGCCAATATTACCCTCCCGCATGAACAGAATCCCAATAATTTTATTGACCCCGATAAACGGCTCAATTTCGACTATTTCTTTGTCCGCAAAGTGATGTTTACCAAATATTCACAAGGCTTTGTAATGATGCCCGGCGGTTTTGGTACCATGGATGAATTTTTTGAAGTGGCCACCCTCATACAGACAAAGAAGATGGAAGAAACCCCCATGGTACTCGTAGGCCGTGAATACTGGAGTGGTCTGCTGGACTGGATCCGCACCACAATGATGGAAAAAGAAAGTAATATCAATCCACAGGATCTGGGACTGCTGAAATTATTTGATACAGCAGATGAAGTAGTGGAATACTTCCGCGTATTTTATACCACCAATAAACTGCGTCCGAACTTCTAA
- a CDS encoding O-methyltransferase, whose protein sequence is MELIPAAVEAFSEKYTSPESGVLYNLNRETHLKVELPHMLSGHVQGQFLRMISYMIRPRRILELGTFTGYSAICLAAGLTDDGVLHTADVNEELETLCRQYFEEAGYSDKIKMHIGKATDIIAQLDEEFDLIFIDADKAGYVHYYDQVWEKLKPGGFILADNVLYHGQVVLPESEQGSQAKAMIRFCEKVLADDRAEQVLLTIRDGVLMIRKK, encoded by the coding sequence ATGGAGCTTATACCGGCGGCAGTAGAGGCATTTTCTGAAAAATATACCAGTCCGGAAAGCGGAGTGCTGTATAACCTGAACCGGGAAACACACCTCAAAGTAGAATTGCCGCATATGCTGAGTGGTCATGTACAGGGACAATTCCTGCGCATGATCAGCTACATGATACGGCCCCGCCGCATCCTGGAGCTGGGAACTTTTACGGGCTATTCTGCCATCTGCCTGGCTGCCGGCCTGACGGATGATGGTGTATTGCACACAGCAGATGTGAATGAAGAGCTGGAAACACTTTGCAGGCAATATTTTGAGGAGGCAGGATATAGTGATAAAATTAAAATGCACATTGGCAAAGCAACAGATATTATTGCACAGCTGGATGAGGAGTTTGATCTCATATTTATTGATGCAGACAAGGCCGGCTATGTACATTATTACGACCAGGTTTGGGAGAAATTAAAACCCGGCGGCTTTATCCTTGCGGATAATGTACTGTATCACGGACAGGTAGTATTGCCGGAAAGTGAGCAGGGGAGCCAGGCAAAAGCGATGATCAGGTTTTGCGAGAAAGTACTGGCAGATGATCGTGCAGAACAGGTATTACTTACTATCCGTGACGGTGTACTGATGATCAGGAAGAAATAA
- a CDS encoding glucosaminidase domain-containing protein — MQVRKFLLVVSFLIGCMPLLKAQNMSTQQYITTYKKIAMEEMQRSGVPAAIKLAQGILETRSGNGTLCLQSNNHFGIKCKNTWTGKTIKYDDDASQECFRVYESALESYRDHSDFLRSNPRYSFLFQFDADDYKSWAYGLKQAGYATSPTYPQQLIKIIEDNNLQRYTLIAMGKAAPETGDDAPAYAANTANQGTKTSPSKNNNNSTGYNKPVAGNYPKGVFEINGSKVLFVSAGTSLIQLASERNIRLSRLVRYNDLEDDSPPKKDMFIFLEKKGKKGNKEFHTVASGESIHDVAQAEGLRLRWLRRRNKMHEGEEPAAGQRLTLTGFANAAPRLAKNTRVLKEEDKEPPSDFSPRKVIEDAKEEIAKTTAAASTPAEPVETTQTAPAAAPRQQGGVPVAMVEDLQKVGDVTTSPAPASGTATPKQPVYKPAPVQKASVKYHDVQPKETLYGIAKMYNKSVTQLQQWNNLQGFDIKIGQRLLVNK; from the coding sequence ATGCAAGTAAGGAAATTTTTATTGGTAGTCAGTTTTCTTATTGGCTGCATGCCTTTGCTGAAGGCACAGAATATGTCTACCCAGCAATATATTACTACCTATAAAAAGATCGCCATGGAGGAAATGCAGCGTAGTGGCGTTCCTGCGGCTATCAAACTGGCGCAGGGCATCCTGGAAACAAGGTCTGGCAACGGTACCTTGTGCCTTCAGTCCAACAACCACTTCGGGATTAAGTGCAAAAATACCTGGACCGGCAAAACCATTAAATACGATGATGATGCCAGCCAGGAATGTTTCCGGGTATATGAATCCGCCCTTGAGTCCTACCGCGATCACTCCGATTTTTTGCGTAGCAATCCACGCTACTCTTTCCTCTTCCAATTTGATGCAGACGACTATAAATCCTGGGCGTACGGGCTTAAACAGGCAGGATATGCAACCAGTCCAACTTATCCGCAACAACTGATCAAAATAATTGAAGACAATAACCTGCAGCGGTACACGCTGATCGCTATGGGCAAGGCAGCACCTGAAACCGGTGACGACGCGCCTGCATATGCAGCCAACACTGCTAACCAGGGAACTAAAACATCTCCCTCAAAAAATAATAACAACAGTACGGGTTATAATAAACCGGTAGCCGGCAATTATCCCAAAGGCGTATTTGAAATAAACGGCAGCAAAGTGCTGTTTGTAAGTGCCGGTACTTCCCTGATACAACTGGCCAGCGAACGGAATATCCGTTTGAGCAGACTGGTACGTTATAATGATCTGGAAGATGATAGTCCGCCGAAAAAAGATATGTTCATTTTCCTGGAGAAGAAAGGGAAGAAAGGAAATAAGGAATTTCATACTGTAGCCAGTGGTGAATCCATACACGATGTAGCACAGGCAGAAGGGCTGCGTTTAAGATGGCTGCGTCGCCGCAATAAAATGCATGAAGGCGAGGAGCCCGCAGCAGGTCAGCGTTTGACACTTACCGGTTTTGCAAATGCAGCGCCCCGGCTGGCCAAAAATACGCGCGTACTGAAAGAGGAGGACAAAGAACCACCATCCGATTTTTCTCCCCGTAAAGTTATTGAAGACGCAAAAGAAGAAATCGCTAAAACTACTGCTGCTGCCAGCACGCCTGCCGAACCGGTAGAGACAACGCAAACAGCACCGGCAGCAGCGCCCAGGCAACAGGGCGGAGTACCGGTAGCCATGGTGGAAGACCTGCAAAAAGTAGGCGATGTAACCACCAGCCCTGCACCGGCCTCCGGAACAGCCACCCCGAAGCAACCGGTTTACAAACCTGCTCCCGTGCAGAAAGCCAGTGTAAAATACCACGATGTACAGCCGAAAGAAACACTATATGGTATTGCTAAAATGTATAATAAATCTGTAACCCAGTTACAGCAATGGAATAACTTGCAGGGCTTTGATATTAAAATAGGACAGCGTCTGCTGGTGAATAAGTAA
- the hpt gene encoding hypoxanthine phosphoribosyltransferase: MSVIQVHDKKFQPYIGATELQQRVKEMAEDINRDLKGERPLFIAILNGSFMFAADIFKYLNIEAEISFIKLASYKGTKSTGNIVQAIGLDEDLFGRTVVILEDIVDTGKTLSQFLPQLEHQQPKRMMVASLLTKPEAMVHPIKIDYLGFSVPDKFLLGYGLDYDGLGRNLPEIYQLVE; this comes from the coding sequence ATGTCGGTAATCCAGGTGCATGACAAGAAATTCCAGCCCTATATCGGTGCAACAGAACTGCAGCAACGCGTCAAAGAGATGGCGGAGGACATTAACAGGGATCTGAAAGGAGAACGTCCTTTGTTTATCGCAATCCTCAACGGTTCTTTTATGTTTGCCGCAGACATATTCAAATACCTCAATATTGAGGCGGAAATCTCTTTTATTAAACTGGCTTCCTACAAGGGAACCAAATCTACCGGTAATATAGTACAGGCTATCGGGCTGGATGAAGACCTGTTTGGCCGCACGGTGGTGATCCTCGAGGATATTGTGGATACCGGTAAAACACTGAGCCAGTTCCTGCCGCAACTGGAGCATCAGCAGCCAAAAAGAATGATGGTGGCTTCTCTCCTCACGAAGCCGGAGGCCATGGTACATCCCATAAAAATAGACTACCTGGGTTTTTCTGTTCCTGATAAATTCCTGCTGGGCTACGGACTTGATTACGACGGTTTAGGCCGGAACCTGCCTGAGATTTACCAGCTGGTTGAGTAG